From Leptolyngbya sp. KIOST-1, one genomic window encodes:
- a CDS encoding MerR family transcriptional regulator — protein MSMLQQIAQQQPEMVLDRFVEVTNDLLPQFLPDQSSGNRGQEPVNPRLVRYYTTQGWLDKPLKQGREARYTYRHLLQLLVLRRLLAEGYSASSIGSLIGGQADTALEDILQGGVQLTVEAANPALAFLSQIRDRREFSPSDRSVKRSASPAMQAPLAAPAPPPATPSTSTPQTWTRLEILDGLELHVRQDFVAPATAHERDSLLQLIADHLAHLKSTQRPP, from the coding sequence ATGAGCATGTTGCAACAGATTGCCCAGCAACAGCCCGAGATGGTCTTAGATCGCTTCGTTGAGGTGACCAACGACCTGCTACCCCAGTTTTTGCCCGACCAGAGTTCTGGAAATCGTGGGCAAGAACCGGTGAACCCTCGGCTGGTGCGTTACTACACCACTCAGGGATGGTTAGACAAGCCCCTCAAGCAGGGGCGCGAAGCTCGGTACACCTACCGACATCTACTCCAATTGCTGGTGCTGCGCCGTCTACTGGCGGAAGGCTACAGCGCTAGTTCCATCGGCAGCCTAATTGGCGGTCAGGCTGACACGGCGCTAGAAGACATTCTGCAAGGCGGTGTGCAGCTGACGGTGGAGGCGGCGAACCCGGCGCTGGCGTTTTTGTCTCAAATTCGGGACCGCAGGGAATTCTCTCCATCAGATCGTTCGGTCAAGCGTTCTGCCAGTCCAGCGATGCAGGCTCCCCTGGCGGCACCTGCCCCGCCACCCGCCACCCCATCGACATCTACCCCCCAAACCTGGACTCGTCTAGAGATTCTCGACGGTTTAGAACTCCACGTCCGCCAAGACTTTGTAGCACCCGCCACTGCCCACGAGCGGGACAGCCTGCTCCAGCTCATCGCTGACCATCTCGCCCACCTTAAATCCACTCAGAGGCCACCATGA
- a CDS encoding SDR family oxidoreductase codes for MASPVVLITGCSSGIGQALCQAFHRRGCRVVATARRLETLDSLKAHSIMTLPLDVTDSAGIQQVIATVVAQEGRIDLLVNNAGFGQFGPLLDLSPAQIQAQFQTNVLAPLELVQQVAPVMKRQRSGVIVNIGSISGVVTTPFAGAYCASKAALHSLSEALRMELAPFGIHVVTVQPGAIQSNFGHIAEEGLAEVLSPESWYAPLESRIRARAVLSQTQATPADAFAEQLVAAIMRPQPPMTIRLGKKSRWLPLLKQVLPPRLMEFLLKRQFGLTQVLR; via the coding sequence ATGGCATCTCCTGTTGTCCTGATTACCGGCTGTTCGTCAGGTATTGGTCAAGCGCTTTGCCAAGCCTTCCATCGACGAGGCTGTCGGGTGGTCGCGACAGCCAGACGGTTAGAGACCCTGGATAGCCTGAAGGCCCACAGCATTATGACCTTGCCTTTGGATGTGACGGACTCGGCAGGCATTCAACAAGTGATTGCGACCGTAGTAGCTCAGGAGGGGCGCATTGACCTGCTGGTCAACAATGCGGGCTTCGGGCAGTTTGGCCCGTTGCTGGATCTCAGCCCAGCTCAGATCCAGGCCCAGTTTCAGACCAATGTATTGGCTCCCCTGGAACTGGTGCAGCAGGTGGCTCCGGTGATGAAACGGCAGCGATCGGGCGTCATCGTCAACATCGGCAGCATTTCGGGCGTGGTGACAACGCCCTTTGCGGGGGCTTACTGTGCCTCGAAGGCGGCATTGCACAGTCTGTCCGAGGCACTACGGATGGAGTTGGCCCCCTTTGGCATTCATGTAGTCACGGTACAGCCGGGCGCGATTCAGTCGAACTTTGGCCACATTGCTGAAGAGGGATTGGCAGAAGTGCTCTCGCCGGAGTCGTGGTATGCACCGCTGGAGTCCAGGATTCGGGCCAGGGCGGTGCTGTCTCAGACTCAGGCCACGCCAGCAGACGCGTTTGCGGAGCAGCTCGTCGCGGCGATAATGAGGCCGCAGCCGCCAATGACAATTCGATTAGGGAAAAAGAGTCGATGGTTGCCGTTGCTTAAGCAGGTGTTGCCGCCCAGGCTGATGGAGTTTTTGCTCAAACGACAGTTTGGGCTCACGCAAGTCTTGCGATGA